GGCGTCGCCGCGCGAAGGCGACGCCCGCACCGGGAGCTGCCGATGGACCTCGAGTTCGGACCCGAGTACGAAGCGCTGCGCGAGCGCGTGCGCGAGTTCCTCGCCGCGAGCTGGCCGCCTCCGCCGGACGCGGCGGGGGGCGACGCGAAGGCGCAGGCCATCGCGTTCCGGCGCGAGGCGATCGCGCAGGGCTTCCTCGCGCGCAACATCCCGCGCGCCTACGGCGGCTCCGAGCAGCCGTTCGACCCGCTCGCCGCACAGGTGATCCGCGAGGAGTTCACGCGCGCGCACGCGCCGATGGAGCAGGCGGGCATCGGCACGATGATGCTCGTGCCCACGCTGCTCGAGCGCGGCGAGGAGTGGATGAAGGAGAAGTGGGTCGAGGCGACGCTCGTCGGCGAGGTGCTCTGGTGCCAGGGCTACAGCGAGCCGAACGCCGGGAGCGACCTCGCGTCGCTCGAGACGCGCGGCGAGCTCGTCGGCGACGAGTGGGTGATCCACGGTCAGAAGATCTGGACGAGCGGCGCGCACCTCGCCGACTACATGTTCGCGCTCGTGCGCACCGAGCCGGACGCCGGCAAGCACGCCGGCATCTCCTACCTGCTCCTCGACATGCGGCAGCCGGGCATCGAGGTGCGGCCGCTGCGCATGATGACGGGCGCGGCCGACTTCAACGAGGTGTTCCTCGACGGCGCGCGCACGCCCGCACACTGGATCGTCGGTCGGCGCGGCGAGGGCTGGACGGTGTCGCGCACGACCCTCAAGCACGAGCGCAACTCGATCGGGAACGCGGCGCTGACGCGCATGCAGTTCGACGCGCTCGTGCGGCTCGCGCGCGACGTCGGGCGCCTCGGCGACCCGACCGTGCAGCAGCGGCTCGCCGAGATCGAGGGCTACGTGCTCGCGCACCAGTGGACGGGCTACCGCCAGCTCTCCGCCGACGCGCACGGCCGCAGCGCGGGCATCGTGCAGATGATGAACAAGCTCCACTCGACGAACATCGGCGACATGCTCGCGCGCGCGGCGCTCGACCTGCTCGGCGACGACGGGCTGCTCGTCGCCGGTGAGCGCGTCGGCCAGCGCCCGCCCGCCGACCGCGGCGCGTGGATCGCGCAGTACATGTACTCGCTCGGGATCGCGATCGCGGGCGGCGCCGCGAACATCCAGCGCAACGTCATCGCCGAGCGCGGGCTCGGCCTGCCGCGCGACGCCGCGGCCGATCGCAGCGCCGCGCGCGCGGGAGGGGCGCGATGAGGTTCGAGCTCAGCGACGAGCAGGAGCTGGTGCAGGAGTCGGTGCGCGGCTTCCTCGAGGCCGAGTGCCCGGTCGCGCGGCTGCGCGCGATCTACGACGCGGACGCGCCCTTCGACCCCGCGCTGTGGAAGGGGATGGTCGAGCTCGGCCTGGCGGGC
This genomic interval from Myxococcota bacterium contains the following:
- a CDS encoding acyl-CoA dehydrogenase family protein, which encodes MDLEFGPEYEALRERVREFLAASWPPPPDAAGGDAKAQAIAFRREAIAQGFLARNIPRAYGGSEQPFDPLAAQVIREEFTRAHAPMEQAGIGTMMLVPTLLERGEEWMKEKWVEATLVGEVLWCQGYSEPNAGSDLASLETRGELVGDEWVIHGQKIWTSGAHLADYMFALVRTEPDAGKHAGISYLLLDMRQPGIEVRPLRMMTGAADFNEVFLDGARTPAHWIVGRRGEGWTVSRTTLKHERNSIGNAALTRMQFDALVRLARDVGRLGDPTVQQRLAEIEGYVLAHQWTGYRQLSADAHGRSAGIVQMMNKLHSTNIGDMLARAALDLLGDDGLLVAGERVGQRPPADRGAWIAQYMYSLGIAIAGGAANIQRNVIAERGLGLPRDAAADRSAARAGGAR